From Toxorhynchites rutilus septentrionalis strain SRP chromosome 2, ASM2978413v1, whole genome shotgun sequence, a single genomic window includes:
- the LOC129769539 gene encoding uncharacterized protein LOC129769539 isoform X3 — translation MVKISVVRQHDRGFIYNIEVLSPYELKLALKKGWIHLVDKRSLSLPPDDSQQAKIREMIEQQLAEQREPFVEKRLAEFRRHLPKIIEGKRKKLLKTQMIEDNACVDPEQLVNDEKQRIELMEIDKLIQIPLEHPLPGAYSMINDESIEVDALKYRIFEDIWENHNFYISSGDSFGGDFLLYPGDPLYYHASHVVHVLATHQLDVKYLIRCCRLSVVVNKICIFVYEDEHGKINYQTMEWIGNVDNDNN, via the exons ATGGTAAAAATTTCGGTCGTTAGACAACATGATCGTGGTTTTATCTACAATATTGAAG TTTTGTCTCCATATGAGTTGAAGTTGGCGCTCAAGAAAGGATGGATACATCTTGTGGATAAAAGATCCTTGTCACTTCCTCCCGACGACAGTCAGCAGGCAAAAATACGTGAAATGATAGAACAGCAGCTTGCGGAACAGAGAGAACCGTTCGTCGAGAAACGGCTGGCTGAATTTAGAAGACATTTACcgaaaataattgaaggaaaacgAAAAAAGCTGTTGAAAACCCAAATGATTGAAGATA ACGCTTGTGTTGACCCGGAACAACTTGTAAATGATGAGAAACAAAGGATTGAATTGATGGAAATTGACAAGTTAATACAAATACCACTTGAACATCCATTGCCCGGAG CATATTCCATGATCAACGACGAATCGATTGAAGTAGATGCCCTAAAGTATAGAATATTTGAAGatatctgggaaaatcacaacTTCTACATTTCCAGTGGTGATTCTTTTGGTGGCGATTTTCTGTTATATCCAGGCGATCCCCTTTATTACCATGCTTCGCATGTGGTACACGTTCTGGCCACGCATCAATTAGATGTTAAATATCTTATTCGATGCTGTCGACTATCTGTTGTTGTTAATAAGATTTGCATTTTCGTTTACGAAGATGAGCATGGGAAAATTAATTACCAAACAATGGAATGGATTGGTAATGTAGATAATGACAATAATTAG
- the LOC129769535 gene encoding RNA-binding protein 28: MISPKKSKSCKTDKSISKGAPRGVENKQENSGSNGDLNRKAKLSKNATRVRSREYAHRQCRLIIRNLSYKITEKKLRVEFEKYGTLEEVSILKRPDGKLVGCAFIQYAKREESDRAVDAMNNNVFMGRKIELCYALHKETYSKIKKNTDTKKEEVEESDAEVKEEKDFEKMETDADCAEDSILEDTKPTLEKKQNHTEIDEGRTVFLKNVPYDATDSDLKDIMSQFGIVEKVHINKERISGHSKGTAFVIFKLSDSAEMSLRQSYKIQVNNQFIEIVKALKKKEIREQESIKTDKTGKDSRNLYLLKEGLIMAGSAAAQGVSKTDMAQRLRLEQRNSQVLKNLNRFVAKERLTIHNIPENYTNGDLHKMVQNNTGFKPLECRVMRENCPSFGNPSGKSRGYGFLSFKKHEIALEVLRKLNNNPSIFGANNRPIVAFSIEDRNVHNIKQQRLLKSRLNNPTYQQKMEKIRKKKAERNLLKKEQKKTLNDQLAIIPNTSISAMKVSKKQDVKTTKKERKRKLLESTEDFTGEISRQGRMGIRSNRKINSQADAHMARLKAEKKEARKKLVKREHERNRKLKASRRIKPKQTKSAEIKKEDQYFLQTVGKYKTILSQASNKNERSKWYSE; this comes from the coding sequence ATGATTTCACCCAAGAAATCAAAATCCTGCAAAACAGATAAAAGTATTTCAAAAGGAGCACCACGTGGTGTTGAAAATAAACAGGAAAATAGTGGTAGCAACGGAGACCTCAACAGAAAAGCTAAACTCAGTAAAAATGCAACCCGCGTGCGTAGTCGAGAATACGCTCATCGCCAGTGTCGTCTAATCATTCGCAATCTGAGTTACAAGATAACGGAAAAAAAGCTACGGGTGGAATTCGAAAAGTATGGCACCCTCGAAGAGGTTAGCATTCTGAAACGGCCGGATGGGAAACTGGTAGGATGTGCCTTCATACAATATGCCAAACGAGAGGAGTCTGATCGCGCTGTCGACGCAATGAATAACAACGTATTTATGGGACGGAAAATAGAGCTGTGTTATGCCCTGCACAAGGAAACCTACAGCAAGATTAAGAAAAATACCGACACCAAGAAAGAGGAAGTTGAGGAATCTGATGCAGAAgtgaaagaagaaaaagattTCGAAAAAATGGAAACCGATGCGGACTGCGCTGAGGATTCGATTTTAGAGGATACAAAGCCGACGTTGGAAAAAAAGCAAAATCACACTGAAATAGATGAAGGTAGAACAGTTTTCCTTAAGAATGTACCTTACGATGCAACTGATTCCGATTTGAAGGATATTATGTCTCAGTTTGGAATCGTTGAGAAGGTTCACATCAACAAAGAACGAATTTCGGGGCATTCTAAAGGGACCGCCTTTGTTATTTTCAAGTTGAGCGATTCCGCTGAAATGAGCCTGAGACAAAGCTATAAGATACAGGTAAACAATCAGTTCATTGAGATTGTAAAAGCTTTGAAGAAGAAAGAGATACGCGAGCAGGAGAGTATCAAAACCGACAAAACCGGGAAAGATTCAAGGAACCTCTACTTATTGAAGGAAGGACTTATAATGGCAGGTTCGGCAGCAGCCCAGGGTGTTTCAAAGACAGATATGGCGCAACGCTTAAGACTCGAGCAAAGAAATTCTCAAGTGTTGAAAAATTTGAACCGATTCGTCGCTAAAGAGCGGCTTACTATACATAATATTCCAGAAAACTACACAAACGGTGATCTTCACAAGATGGTTCAGAATAATACAGGTTTCAAACCACTGGAGTGTCGAGTGATGCGAGAAAATTGTCCATCATTTGGAAATCCATCCGGAAAGTCTCGTGGATATGGGtttttgtctttcaaaaaaCACGAAATCGCATTGGAGGTGCTTCGAAAATTGAACAACAATCCATCTATTTTCGGAGCTAACAATCGACCAATTGTTGCGTTTAGCATTGAAGATCGCAATGTACACAACATAAAACAGCAACGTCTGCTAAAATCGCGACTCAACAATCCTACGTATCAgcaaaagatggaaaaaatacGCAAGAAAAAAGCGGAGAGAAATCTTCTCAAAAAGGAGCAGAAAAAGACACTCAATGATCAGCTGGCGATCATTCCTAACACTTCGATCAGTGCTATGAAAGTTTCGAAAAAACAAGACGTTAAAACTACGAAGAAAGAACGGAAACGGAAGCTACTTGAGTCCACTGAGGATTTCACAGGGGAAATTTCCCGGCAGGGAAGGATGGGAATACGATCGAATAGAAAAATCAATTCACAAGCAGATGCGCATATGGCTCGGTTGAAGGCAGAAAAGAAGGAAGCTCGTAAAAAACTAGTCAAGAGAGAACACGAACGGAATCGGAAATTAAAGGCATCGAGACGCATTAAGCCTAAGCAAACCAAGTCTGCGGAAATCAAAAAAGAGGACCAATATTTTCTACAAACTGTGGGCAAATATAAGACTATTCTGAGCCAAGCCTCAAATAAGAACGAACGCAGTAAATGGTATAGTGAGTAA
- the LOC129769540 gene encoding 28S ribosomal protein S2, mitochondrial isoform X2: MILKTLTKRVIVISADEILKHSDYFGVHRLFTVEDLFKARVHFGHKEGTLHDNMKGYLYGSRLGHCIIDLDKTAQHLRLALNITAHIAYRGGIILFFNRNALNAHIVEKTAMECGEFSHTRFWRGGVFTNANVQFGAVTRLPDLCIFLNTQTNILEMHTAVKDSAKMNIPTIGVVDTNCNPNLITYPVPGNDDTPSAIELYCNLFKNAILLGKAKMKEDSKNE; this comes from the exons ATGATACTCAAAACATTAACCAAACGAG TGATTGTTATTTCAGCGGACGAGATTCTCAAACACTCCGATTATTTTGGGGTACATCGTTTGTTCACCGTGGAAGATCTGTTCAAAGCTAGAGTTCACTTCGGGCATAAAGAAGGAACTCTGCACGATAACATGAAAGGATATCTATACGGCAGTAGATTGGGACACTGCATAATAGATCTTGACAAAACGGCGCAACATTTGAGGCTTGCATTAAATATCACGGCACATATCGCATACCGAGGTGGAATCATTCTTTTCTTCAATCGAAATGCGCTGAATGCCCATATTGTCGAAAAGACCGCTATGGAATGCGGCGAATTTTCTCATACACGCTTCTGGCGAGGTGGTGTTTTCACCAATGCTAACGTGCAATTCGGTGCCGTTACTCGTCTCCCCGATTTGTGTATCTTCCTCAACACTCAAACCAACATTCTGGAGATGCATACGGCAGTGAAGGATTCAGCCAAAATGAATATACCAACAATTGGAGTCGTTGATACGAATTGCAATCCAAATCTAATAACCTACCCGGTACCCGGGAATGATGATACTCCGTCTGCAATTGAACTGTATTGTAATCTGTTCAAAAATGCTATTTTGTTGGGAAAAGCCAAAATGAAGGAAGACAGCAAAAATGAGTGA
- the LOC129769539 gene encoding tRNA-splicing endonuclease subunit Sen34 isoform X1, giving the protein MVKISVVRQHDRGFIYNIEDYLELRFTHRIIGNLIGVPVSKPRSAHNYALPAVLSPYELKLALKKGWIHLVDKRSLSLPPDDSQQAKIREMIEQQLAEQREPFVEKRLAEFRRHLPKIIEGKRKKLLKTQMIEDNACVDPEQLVNDEKQRIELMEIDKLIQIPLEHPLPGAYSMINDESIEVDALKYRIFEDIWENHNFYISSGDSFGGDFLLYPGDPLYYHASHVVHVLATHQLDVKYLIRCCRLSVVVNKICIFVYEDEHGKINYQTMEWIGNVDNDNN; this is encoded by the exons ATGGTAAAAATTTCGGTCGTTAGACAACATGATCGTGGTTTTATCTACAATATTGAAG ATTATTTAGAGTTGCGTTTCACTCATCGAATAATCGGTAATTTGATCGGAGTACCCGTATCTAAACCTCGAAGTGCTCATAATTATGCGCTTCCCGCAGTTTTGTCTCCATATGAGTTGAAGTTGGCGCTCAAGAAAGGATGGATACATCTTGTGGATAAAAGATCCTTGTCACTTCCTCCCGACGACAGTCAGCAGGCAAAAATACGTGAAATGATAGAACAGCAGCTTGCGGAACAGAGAGAACCGTTCGTCGAGAAACGGCTGGCTGAATTTAGAAGACATTTACcgaaaataattgaaggaaaacgAAAAAAGCTGTTGAAAACCCAAATGATTGAAGATA ACGCTTGTGTTGACCCGGAACAACTTGTAAATGATGAGAAACAAAGGATTGAATTGATGGAAATTGACAAGTTAATACAAATACCACTTGAACATCCATTGCCCGGAG CATATTCCATGATCAACGACGAATCGATTGAAGTAGATGCCCTAAAGTATAGAATATTTGAAGatatctgggaaaatcacaacTTCTACATTTCCAGTGGTGATTCTTTTGGTGGCGATTTTCTGTTATATCCAGGCGATCCCCTTTATTACCATGCTTCGCATGTGGTACACGTTCTGGCCACGCATCAATTAGATGTTAAATATCTTATTCGATGCTGTCGACTATCTGTTGTTGTTAATAAGATTTGCATTTTCGTTTACGAAGATGAGCATGGGAAAATTAATTACCAAACAATGGAATGGATTGGTAATGTAGATAATGACAATAATTAG
- the LOC129769540 gene encoding 28S ribosomal protein S2, mitochondrial isoform X1 — protein MILKTLTKRVTFRQFSTVPDLAGKTDEILKHSDYFGVHRLFTVEDLFKARVHFGHKEGTLHDNMKGYLYGSRLGHCIIDLDKTAQHLRLALNITAHIAYRGGIILFFNRNALNAHIVEKTAMECGEFSHTRFWRGGVFTNANVQFGAVTRLPDLCIFLNTQTNILEMHTAVKDSAKMNIPTIGVVDTNCNPNLITYPVPGNDDTPSAIELYCNLFKNAILLGKAKMKEDSKNE, from the exons ATGATACTCAAAACATTAACCAAACGAG TTACCTTTAGACAGTTTTCGACTGTTCCAGATTTGGCAGGAAAAA CGGACGAGATTCTCAAACACTCCGATTATTTTGGGGTACATCGTTTGTTCACCGTGGAAGATCTGTTCAAAGCTAGAGTTCACTTCGGGCATAAAGAAGGAACTCTGCACGATAACATGAAAGGATATCTATACGGCAGTAGATTGGGACACTGCATAATAGATCTTGACAAAACGGCGCAACATTTGAGGCTTGCATTAAATATCACGGCACATATCGCATACCGAGGTGGAATCATTCTTTTCTTCAATCGAAATGCGCTGAATGCCCATATTGTCGAAAAGACCGCTATGGAATGCGGCGAATTTTCTCATACACGCTTCTGGCGAGGTGGTGTTTTCACCAATGCTAACGTGCAATTCGGTGCCGTTACTCGTCTCCCCGATTTGTGTATCTTCCTCAACACTCAAACCAACATTCTGGAGATGCATACGGCAGTGAAGGATTCAGCCAAAATGAATATACCAACAATTGGAGTCGTTGATACGAATTGCAATCCAAATCTAATAACCTACCCGGTACCCGGGAATGATGATACTCCGTCTGCAATTGAACTGTATTGTAATCTGTTCAAAAATGCTATTTTGTTGGGAAAAGCCAAAATGAAGGAAGACAGCAAAAATGAGTGA
- the LOC129769539 gene encoding uncharacterized protein LOC129769539 isoform X2: MVKISVVRQHDRGFIYNIEDYLELRFTHRIIVLSPYELKLALKKGWIHLVDKRSLSLPPDDSQQAKIREMIEQQLAEQREPFVEKRLAEFRRHLPKIIEGKRKKLLKTQMIEDNACVDPEQLVNDEKQRIELMEIDKLIQIPLEHPLPGAYSMINDESIEVDALKYRIFEDIWENHNFYISSGDSFGGDFLLYPGDPLYYHASHVVHVLATHQLDVKYLIRCCRLSVVVNKICIFVYEDEHGKINYQTMEWIGNVDNDNN; this comes from the exons ATGGTAAAAATTTCGGTCGTTAGACAACATGATCGTGGTTTTATCTACAATATTGAAG ATTATTTAGAGTTGCGTTTCACTCATCGAATAATCG TTTTGTCTCCATATGAGTTGAAGTTGGCGCTCAAGAAAGGATGGATACATCTTGTGGATAAAAGATCCTTGTCACTTCCTCCCGACGACAGTCAGCAGGCAAAAATACGTGAAATGATAGAACAGCAGCTTGCGGAACAGAGAGAACCGTTCGTCGAGAAACGGCTGGCTGAATTTAGAAGACATTTACcgaaaataattgaaggaaaacgAAAAAAGCTGTTGAAAACCCAAATGATTGAAGATA ACGCTTGTGTTGACCCGGAACAACTTGTAAATGATGAGAAACAAAGGATTGAATTGATGGAAATTGACAAGTTAATACAAATACCACTTGAACATCCATTGCCCGGAG CATATTCCATGATCAACGACGAATCGATTGAAGTAGATGCCCTAAAGTATAGAATATTTGAAGatatctgggaaaatcacaacTTCTACATTTCCAGTGGTGATTCTTTTGGTGGCGATTTTCTGTTATATCCAGGCGATCCCCTTTATTACCATGCTTCGCATGTGGTACACGTTCTGGCCACGCATCAATTAGATGTTAAATATCTTATTCGATGCTGTCGACTATCTGTTGTTGTTAATAAGATTTGCATTTTCGTTTACGAAGATGAGCATGGGAAAATTAATTACCAAACAATGGAATGGATTGGTAATGTAGATAATGACAATAATTAG